In Topomyia yanbarensis strain Yona2022 chromosome 2, ASM3024719v1, whole genome shotgun sequence, one DNA window encodes the following:
- the LOC131678690 gene encoding ubiquitin-fold modifier-conjugating enzyme 1: MVDEGTRKTLSSIPLLQTRAGPREKDLWVQRLKEEYQSLIKYVQNNKSSDSDWFRLESNKEGTKWFGKCWYIQNLLKYEFDVEFDIPVTYPATAPEIALPELDGKTAKMYRGGKICLTDHFKPLWARNVPKFGIAHAMALGLAPWLAVEIPDLIEKGIVVYKEKGETTG, from the exons ATGGTAGATGAAGGTACCAGAAAAACGCTCAGTAGCATTCCGTTGCTGCAAACGAGGGCCGGCCCTCGTGAAAAAGATCTCTGGGTTCAACGATTGAAGGAGGAGTATCAATCGTTAATCAAG TATGTCCAGAACAACAAATCTTCCGACTCCGATTGGTTCCGGCTGGAGTCGAACAAGGAAGGTACCAAGTGGTTCGGGAAATGTTGGTACATCCAAAATTTACTCAAGTACGAATTCGACGTGGAGTTTGAC ATTCCTGTAACGTATCCCGCGACGGCACCGGAAATAGCGCTGCCCGAGCTTGACGGGAAAACGGCTAAAATGTACCGGGGAGGAAAAATCTGCTTAACTGACCATTTCAAACCGCTGTGGGCGAGGAACGTGCCGAAATTTGGTATTGCCCATGCAATGGCTCTGGGG CTTGCACCCTGGTTGGCAGTGGAAATTCCCGATTTGATAGAGAAAGGCATCGTTGTGTATAAGGAAAAGGGAGAAACTACCGGCTAA
- the LOC131679568 gene encoding uncharacterized protein LOC131679568 — MSGELRVLQKRERQLLGMLDSVERFLGRSSDERDECEIIVRLQMLEDAAKEFFTVRGKIELILEDAEKEKQANSDPDMKKEALDHLDDENFHIMQEFDDRFCHLKARLLQLQSQGDIVRSTDGSLHDSHRTDGLCKVKLPEIRLPTFRGVIREWVTFRDTFKSLIHDNSQLTDTDEFTYLRASLADAALQEINSIDLSAANYIVAWMTLEMRYENKKLIVKTHLDALFNLEPLKRETYDGLNHILSEFEKNVQMLEKIGENPSEWSTILAYMVCSKLDSSTLRQWETHHNSKSVPHYEDVIRFLRSYCSVLQSVAPSKTTVPEQRQFKPFICNTIVRTSNTCPFCCDTWHSAFQCVKFQKMKIPERIEAVARSRLCRNCLRPGHYAQHCERGVCHHCQQRHHSMLHTDHQRSCAPHSQLSPQIEELPMQPAQTTPPNQYQEEHIQQEHASTNTNLHPAHTVHCS, encoded by the coding sequence ATGAGCGGCGAATTAAGAGTGCTACAGAAACGGGAACGCCAGCTTCTGGGAATGCTGGACTCAGTCGAGCGGTTTCTAGGAAGGAGCTCTGACGAACGCGATGAGTGTGAAATCATAGTACGGTTGCAAATGCTAGAAGATGCTGCCAAGGAGTTTTTCACGGTTCGAGGAAAGATTGAGCTTATTTTGGAAGATGCAGAGAAGGAGAAACAGGCAAACAGTGACCCGGATATGAAGAAGGAAGCTCTGGATCATTTAGACGACGAAAACTTTCATATTATGCAAGAATTCGATGATCGCTTCTGCCATCTAAAAGCGAGACTGTTGCAGTTGCAATCCCAAGGCGACATAGTGCGATCTACCGACGGTTCTCTTCATGACTCGCATCGTACTGATGGATTATGTAAAGTAAAACTACCTGAAATTCGCCTTCCAACGTTCAGAGGGGTCATTCGAGAATGGGTTACTTTTCGAGACACCTTCAAAAGTTTAATCCATGATAATTCGCAGTTAACAGATACAGATGAGTTCACATACCTCCGAGCTTCACTGGCAGATGCGGCTCTGCAGGAAATAAATTCCATCGATTTGTCTGCTGCTAACTACATTGTTGCATGGATGACCCTAGAGATGCGctacgaaaataaaaagttgattGTAAAGACTCATCTCGATGCTCTGTTCAATTTGGAGCCACTGAAACGAGAAACATACGACGGACTGAATCATATACTAAGTGAGTTTGAGAAGAACGTTCAGATGCTTGAAAAGATAGGAGAGAATCCAAGTGAATGGAGCACAATTTTGGCGTATATGGTATGTTCTAAATTAGACTCATCCACGCTACGACAGTGGGAGACTCATCACAACAGTAAATCGGTTCCACATTATGAAGATGTTATTAGATTTCTGCGCAGTTATTGTTCAGTATTACAATCAGTTGCCCCATCAAAAACAACGGTACCAGAACAACGACAATTCAAGCCATTCATCTGCAATACCATCGTCAGGACATCCAACACTTGTCCATTTTGCTGTGATACGTGGCACTCTGCCTTTCAATGTGTTAAGTTCCAGAAGATGAAGATCCCTGAAAGAATCGAAGCCGTGGCACGGAGCAGATTATGCCGTAATTGTCTTCGGCCCGGACACTACGCTCAGCATTGCGAACGAGGAGTTTGTCATCATTGCCAACAGAGACATCATTCAATGCTGCACACCGACCACCAGAGATCCTGCGCTCCACATTCACAGTTAAGTCCCCAGATCGAAGAATTACCCATGCAACCGGCGCAAACAACACCACCTAATCAATATCAAGAAGAACACATTCAACAAGAGCACGCATCCACCAACACCAACTTGCATCCAGCTCATACAGTCCACTGCAGCTAA
- the LOC131679567 gene encoding uncharacterized protein LOC131679567: protein MSTDFTTKLKFRESPIFLAVHGIGASRCVSTRLVSAEVGARCPTISTFEKEMQFYVLPKLTLPLPSSIIDSSRWCLPDSECLADPGFNEPAPIDVIIGAAYYLELLSNGKFKATDDGPILQETVFGWIVAGRYNEGQPNVAQATVHLCYTANPQEQQTSVSNFKDSSSIRIIDSPHIGNRYSSLEKKQLISETSHKFSKHRNEQHMRYITDNQMKMQNIRKRDPDKTYQTQNLTRHITHQFSNLSLSPINIPY from the coding sequence ATGTCAACTGATTTCACAACAAAGCTGAAATTTAGAGAATCCCCGATATTCTTGGCCGTCCATGGAATCGGAGCATCCCGTTGTGTGTCCACGAGACTAGTGTCTGCTGAAGTTGGTGCAAGATGTCCTACAATTTCAACATTCGAGAAGGAGATGCAGTTCTATGTCCTGCCGAAGCTAACCTTACCTCTACCAAGCAGTATCATCGATTCATCCAGATGGTGCCTACCAGACTCCGAATGTCTCGCTGACCCTGGATTTAATGAACCTGCTCCAATCGACGTGATCATTGGAGCTGCCTATTACTTGGAGCTGTTATCCAACGGAAAATTCAAGGCAACTGATGATGGTCCTATTCTACAAGAAACAGTGTTTGGTTGGATTGTTGCTGGTCGATATAATGAAGGCCAACCCAACGTTGCTCAAGCTACTGTTCACTTATGTTATACTGCAAATCCTCAAGAGCAACAAACTAGTGTTTCGAATTTTAAAGACAGTTCTTCCATCCGTATAATCGATTCACCCCATATTGGCAACCGCTACAGCTCACTCGAAAAGAAACAGTTGATAAGCGAAACAAGTCACAAGTTTAGCAAGCATCGGAATGAACAACACATGAGGTACATCACTGACAATCAGATGAAGATGCAGAATATACGAAAAAGGGATCCGGATAAAACGTACCAAACACAAAATTTAACCCGGCATATCACACATCAGTTTTCGAATCTTTCGCTGTCCCCGATCAATATTCCTTACTAA